A genome region from Erigeron canadensis isolate Cc75 chromosome 3, C_canadensis_v1, whole genome shotgun sequence includes the following:
- the LOC122590888 gene encoding molybdenum cofactor sulfurase isoform X3 → METAKKEFLKEFGESYGYPNAPKNIDDIRATEFKRLDGNVYLDHAGATLYSEKQMEAVFKDLTTNVYGNPHSQSSASLASSDIVEDARHQVLKLCNASPKEYKCIFTAGATAALKLVGEAFPWSSQSTFMYTIENHNSVLGIREYALNRGAVALAIDFVDAAESDTCTSSRSSIKVLQHPLQKRNGARTWDEEPNGQVYNLFAFPSECNFSGVKFNLDLIDVIKEDSEKVLEGSQHCRGKWMILIDAAKGCSTDPPNLSKHRADFVAISFYKLFGYPTGLGALIVRNDAAKLLRKTYFSGGTVAASIADIDFVKRREGIEESFEDGTLSFLNIASIRHGLDILNTLTTFSISRHTSSLARYTRNMLLALRHADGEEVCKIYGMDYLKVSCSGLGPVVSFNLKRPDGSWVGHREVEKLASLSGIQLRTGCFCNPGACSKYLGLSHLDLLSNIEAGHVCWDDYDILQGKPTGAVRVSFGYMSTFEDAWKFVNFIVSSFLLLPNNTRHLYQLISNSIQPDAEGHGKTTKHYLESIVVYPIKSCAGFRVDSWPLSSTGLLYDREWLLKSMNGEILTQKKVPEMYFIGTKIDLKTGILHVESPRCKEKLLIKLKSNLAEVVEEISVHAQRYEVLGYNNEIDTWFSNAIGRPCYLLRSSSRGCIRLNRNKVTGICRDVDTRLNFVNEAQLLLVSKESVSDLNHRLRSTVTERGSAGLLIEVDAMRFRPNLVISGGVPYAEDSWSGLKIGGNHFMSLGGCNRCQMINLNYQDGEVQKSNEPLATLAAYRRAKGKILFGILLRYELDNEAREDISSWIQVGQEVYPKAE, encoded by the exons ATGGAAACTGCAAAAAAAGAATTCTTGAAAGAATTTGGTGAATCTTACGGCTATCCAAATGCCCCAAAGAATATTGATGATATCAGAGCTACTGAATTCAAAAGACTTGATg GGAATGTGTATTTGGATCATGCTGGTGCAACTTTGTATTCTGAAAAGCAAATGGAAGCAGTTTTTAAAGATCTTACTACTAATGTATATGGAAATCCTC ATAGTCAAAGCAGCGCTAGCTTGGCCTCCTCAGACATTGTAGAAGATGCTCGTCATCAG GTTCTCAAACTCTGCAATGCATCCCCAAAAGAGTACAAATGTATATTTACTGCTGGGGCAACAGCAGCTCTTAAACTTGTTGGCGAGGCTTTTCCATGGAGTAGTCAGAGCACTTTCATGTATACAATTGAGAATCACAACAGTGTTCTAGGAATCCGAGA atatgCTCTCAATAGAGGAGCCGTGGCTTTGGCAATAGATTTTGTGGATGCTGCAGAATCAGACACGTGTACAAGCAGTAGATCTTCCATCAAGGTCTTGCAGCATCCTCTTCAAAAGAGAAATGGTGCTAGGACATGGGACGAAGAGCCTAATG GCCAAGTATACAATTTATTTGCTTTCCCTTCTGAGTGTAATTTCTCAGGAGTGAAGTTTAACCTTGATTTGATAGACGTTATTAAAGAAGATTCAGAAAAAGTATTGGAAGGCTCTCAACATTGCAg GGGAAAATGGATGATTTTAATTGATGCTGCAAAAGGATGTTCCACCGACCCTCCAAATCTATCAAAGCATAGAGCAGACTTTGTTGCTATCTCTTTTTACAAG CTTTTTGGCTATCCAACTGGACTTGGAGCTTTGATCGTACGTAATG ATGCTGCAAAGTTATTAAGGAAGACCTACTTTAGTGGAG GCACAGTGGCTGCATCAATTGCTGACATTGATTTTGTGAAAAGAAGAGAGGGTATTGAGGAGTCTTTCGAAGACGGAACACTATCATTCTTGAATATAGCATCCATTCGGCATGGGTTAGATATTCTCAATACTCTGACCACATTTTCCATATCACG GCATACATCGTCACTGGCTAGATATACAAGAAATATGCTTTTGGCATTAAGGCATGCTGATGGGGAGGAGGTTTGCAAAATATATGGCATGGATTATTTGAAG GTGTCGTGTAGTGGACTTGGTCCTGTAGTTTCTTTCAACTTGAAAAGGCCTGATGGTTCCTGGGTTGGTCATCGTGAAGTGGAAAAGTTGGCTTCTTTGTCTGGAATTCAACTACGG ACAGGATGCTTCTGCAATCCTGGTGCATGTTCTAAGTATCTTGGTTTATCTCATCTGGATCTTCTATCCAACATTGAG GCTGGGCATGTTTGCTGGGATGACTATGATATATTACAAGGAAAACCCACTGGAGCTGTTAGGGTATCTTTTGGGTATATGTCAACATTCGAAGATGCATGG AAATTTGTGAACTTCATCGTAAGCTCCTTTCTATTGTTGCCCAACAATACTAGACATCTTTATCAACTCATATCCAACTCTATCCAGCCTGATGCAGAAG GTCATGGGAAGACAACAAAACATTATCTTGAGTCAATTGTTGTGTACCCAATAAAGTCATGTGCAGGATTCAGAGTAGACAGTTGGCCTTTAAGCAGCACTG GATTGTTATATGATCGAGAGTGGCTTCTCAAAAGCATGAATGGTGAAATTCTTACGCAAAAGAAG GTACCTGAGATGTATTTTATCGGTACAAAGATTGACCTCAAAACAGGAATACTTCATGTGGAGTCTCCTCGGTGCAAAGAGAAACTGCTTATAAAACTTAAGTCGAATTTAGCTGAAGTGGTAGAAGAAATCAGCGTACATGCTCAGAG ATATGAAGTTTTGGGCTATAATAACGAGATCGACACGTGGTTCAGCAATGCAATTGGCCGACCTTGTTATTTGCTGAGATCAAGTTCCAGAGGTTGTATCCGCTTGAACAGGAACAAAGTCACGGGCATATGCAGAGACGTAGATACCAGACTAAACTTCGTTAATGAAGCTCAACTTTTATTGGTATCCAAGGAAAGTGTATCTGACCTTAACCACAGATTGAGATCAA CAGTAACAGAGAGAGGATCTGCTGGATTACTGATAGAAGTCGATGCAATGAGATTCCGACCCAATCTTGTCATATCTGGTGGTGTGCCATATGCTGAAGACAGCTGGAGTGGTCTTAAGATTGGAGGCAATCACTTCATG TCATTGGGTGGTTGCAACCGATGCCAGATGATCAATTTGAATTATCAAGATGGTGAAGTACAGAAATCAAATGAACCTCTGGCTACTTTAGCGGCATACAGGAGAGCCAAG GGGAAGATACTCTTTGGAATTTTATTGAGATACGAGTTAGACAACGAGGCTAGGGAAGATATATCATCATGGATTCAAGTGGGACAAGAAGTATACCCTAAAGCAGAATGA
- the LOC122593759 gene encoding LOB domain-containing protein 4-like translates to MKDSSSSSGGGGRKQGAASPCAACKLLRRRCSHDCVFAPYFPADEPHKFASVHKVFGASNVNKMLQELPEHHRGDAVSSMVYEANARIRDPVYGCVGAISSLQQQIDVLQAQLALSQAEVVHMRMRQYSSSPTNQSPENISPQSRHHPSQTPTRSLFGMDMVVDQTNMGMGESLWSS, encoded by the exons ATGAAAGACAGTTCTAGCAGCAGTGGTGGCGGAGGACGAAAGCAAGGCGCCGCGTCACCGTGTGCGGCGTGCAAGCTTTTGCGACGCAGATGCTCTCACGATTGTGTTTTCGCTCCCTATTTTCCTGCCGACGAACCTCACAAATTCGCTAGTGTTCATAAAGTCTTTGGGGCTAGCAATGTTAACAAGATGCTCCAG GAATTACCGGAGCATCATAGAGGAGACGCGGTGAGTTCAATGGTGTACGAAGCCAATGCTAGGATCAGGGATCCGGTTTATGGTTGTGTAGGTGCGATATCATCTCTACAACAACAAATAGACGTACTTCAAGCACAATTGGCCTTGTCACAAGCCGAggttgttcacatgagaatgcgCCAATACTCATCGAGTCCAACAAACCAATCACCCGAAAACATCTCACCTCAATCACGACACCACCCATCACAAACACCAACAAGGTCCCTTTTTGGCATGGACATGGTGGTTGACCAAACTAATATGGGCATGGGGGAGTCCTTATGGTCCTCATAA
- the LOC122590888 gene encoding molybdenum cofactor sulfurase isoform X4 gives METAKKEFLKEFGESYGYPNAPKNIDDIRATEFKRLDGNVYLDHAGATLYSEKQMEAVFKDLTTNVYGNPHSQSSASLASSDIVEDARHQVLKLCNASPKEYKCIFTAGATAALKLVGEAFPWSSQSTFMYTIENHNSVLGIREYALNRGAVALAIDFVDAAESDTCTSSRSSIKVLQHPLQKRNGARTWDEEPNGQVYNLFAFPSECNFSGVKFNLDLIDVIKEDSEKVLEGSQHCRGKWMILIDAAKGCSTDPPNLSKHRADFVAISFYKLFGYPTGLGALIVRNDAAKLLRKTYFSGGTVAASIADIDFVKRREGIEESFEDGTLSFLNIASIRHGLDILNTLTTFSISRHTSSLARYTRNMLLALRHADGEEVCKIYGMDYLKVSCSGLGPVVSFNLKRPDGSWVGHREVEKLASLSGIQLRTGCFCNPGACSKYLGLSHLDLLSNIEAGHVCWDDYDILQGKPTGAVRVSFGYMSTFEDAWKFVNFIVSSFLLLPNNTRHLYQLISNSIQPDAEDAGHGKTTKHYLESIVVYPIKSCAGFRVDSWPLSSTGLLYDREWLLKSMNGEILTQKKVPEMYFIGTKIDLKTGILHVESPRCKEKLLIKLKSNLAEVVEEISVHAQRYEVLGYNNEIDTWFSNAIGRPCYLLRSSSRGCIRLNRNKVTGICRDVDTRLNFVNEAQLLLVSK, from the exons ATGGAAACTGCAAAAAAAGAATTCTTGAAAGAATTTGGTGAATCTTACGGCTATCCAAATGCCCCAAAGAATATTGATGATATCAGAGCTACTGAATTCAAAAGACTTGATg GGAATGTGTATTTGGATCATGCTGGTGCAACTTTGTATTCTGAAAAGCAAATGGAAGCAGTTTTTAAAGATCTTACTACTAATGTATATGGAAATCCTC ATAGTCAAAGCAGCGCTAGCTTGGCCTCCTCAGACATTGTAGAAGATGCTCGTCATCAG GTTCTCAAACTCTGCAATGCATCCCCAAAAGAGTACAAATGTATATTTACTGCTGGGGCAACAGCAGCTCTTAAACTTGTTGGCGAGGCTTTTCCATGGAGTAGTCAGAGCACTTTCATGTATACAATTGAGAATCACAACAGTGTTCTAGGAATCCGAGA atatgCTCTCAATAGAGGAGCCGTGGCTTTGGCAATAGATTTTGTGGATGCTGCAGAATCAGACACGTGTACAAGCAGTAGATCTTCCATCAAGGTCTTGCAGCATCCTCTTCAAAAGAGAAATGGTGCTAGGACATGGGACGAAGAGCCTAATG GCCAAGTATACAATTTATTTGCTTTCCCTTCTGAGTGTAATTTCTCAGGAGTGAAGTTTAACCTTGATTTGATAGACGTTATTAAAGAAGATTCAGAAAAAGTATTGGAAGGCTCTCAACATTGCAg GGGAAAATGGATGATTTTAATTGATGCTGCAAAAGGATGTTCCACCGACCCTCCAAATCTATCAAAGCATAGAGCAGACTTTGTTGCTATCTCTTTTTACAAG CTTTTTGGCTATCCAACTGGACTTGGAGCTTTGATCGTACGTAATG ATGCTGCAAAGTTATTAAGGAAGACCTACTTTAGTGGAG GCACAGTGGCTGCATCAATTGCTGACATTGATTTTGTGAAAAGAAGAGAGGGTATTGAGGAGTCTTTCGAAGACGGAACACTATCATTCTTGAATATAGCATCCATTCGGCATGGGTTAGATATTCTCAATACTCTGACCACATTTTCCATATCACG GCATACATCGTCACTGGCTAGATATACAAGAAATATGCTTTTGGCATTAAGGCATGCTGATGGGGAGGAGGTTTGCAAAATATATGGCATGGATTATTTGAAG GTGTCGTGTAGTGGACTTGGTCCTGTAGTTTCTTTCAACTTGAAAAGGCCTGATGGTTCCTGGGTTGGTCATCGTGAAGTGGAAAAGTTGGCTTCTTTGTCTGGAATTCAACTACGG ACAGGATGCTTCTGCAATCCTGGTGCATGTTCTAAGTATCTTGGTTTATCTCATCTGGATCTTCTATCCAACATTGAG GCTGGGCATGTTTGCTGGGATGACTATGATATATTACAAGGAAAACCCACTGGAGCTGTTAGGGTATCTTTTGGGTATATGTCAACATTCGAAGATGCATGG AAATTTGTGAACTTCATCGTAAGCTCCTTTCTATTGTTGCCCAACAATACTAGACATCTTTATCAACTCATATCCAACTCTATCCAGCCTGATGCAGAAG ATGCAGGTCATGGGAAGACAACAAAACATTATCTTGAGTCAATTGTTGTGTACCCAATAAAGTCATGTGCAGGATTCAGAGTAGACAGTTGGCCTTTAAGCAGCACTG GATTGTTATATGATCGAGAGTGGCTTCTCAAAAGCATGAATGGTGAAATTCTTACGCAAAAGAAG GTACCTGAGATGTATTTTATCGGTACAAAGATTGACCTCAAAACAGGAATACTTCATGTGGAGTCTCCTCGGTGCAAAGAGAAACTGCTTATAAAACTTAAGTCGAATTTAGCTGAAGTGGTAGAAGAAATCAGCGTACATGCTCAGAG ATATGAAGTTTTGGGCTATAATAACGAGATCGACACGTGGTTCAGCAATGCAATTGGCCGACCTTGTTATTTGCTGAGATCAAGTTCCAGAGGTTGTATCCGCTTGAACAGGAACAAAGTCACGGGCATATGCAGAGACGTAGATACCAGACTAAACTTCGTTAATGAAGCTCAACTTTTATTGGTATCCAAG TAA
- the LOC122590888 gene encoding molybdenum cofactor sulfurase isoform X1 codes for METAKKEFLKEFGESYGYPNAPKNIDDIRATEFKRLDGNVYLDHAGATLYSEKQMEAVFKDLTTNVYGNPHSQSSASLASSDIVEDARHQVLKLCNASPKEYKCIFTAGATAALKLVGEAFPWSSQSTFMYTIENHNSVLGIREYALNRGAVALAIDFVDAAESDTCTSSRSSIKVLQHPLQKRNGARTWDEEPNGQVYNLFAFPSECNFSGVKFNLDLIDVIKEDSEKVLEGSQHCRGKWMILIDAAKGCSTDPPNLSKHRADFVAISFYKLFGYPTGLGALIVRNDAAKLLRKTYFSGGTVAASIADIDFVKRREGIEESFEDGTLSFLNIASIRHGLDILNTLTTFSISRHTSSLARYTRNMLLALRHADGEEVCKIYGMDYLKVSCSGLGPVVSFNLKRPDGSWVGHREVEKLASLSGIQLRTGCFCNPGACSKYLGLSHLDLLSNIEAGHVCWDDYDILQGKPTGAVRVSFGYMSTFEDAWKFVNFIVSSFLLLPNNTRHLYQLISNSIQPDAEDAGHGKTTKHYLESIVVYPIKSCAGFRVDSWPLSSTGLLYDREWLLKSMNGEILTQKKVPEMYFIGTKIDLKTGILHVESPRCKEKLLIKLKSNLAEVVEEISVHAQRYEVLGYNNEIDTWFSNAIGRPCYLLRSSSRGCIRLNRNKVTGICRDVDTRLNFVNEAQLLLVSKESVSDLNHRLRSTVTERGSAGLLIEVDAMRFRPNLVISGGVPYAEDSWSGLKIGGNHFMSLGGCNRCQMINLNYQDGEVQKSNEPLATLAAYRRAKGKILFGILLRYELDNEAREDISSWIQVGQEVYPKAE; via the exons ATGGAAACTGCAAAAAAAGAATTCTTGAAAGAATTTGGTGAATCTTACGGCTATCCAAATGCCCCAAAGAATATTGATGATATCAGAGCTACTGAATTCAAAAGACTTGATg GGAATGTGTATTTGGATCATGCTGGTGCAACTTTGTATTCTGAAAAGCAAATGGAAGCAGTTTTTAAAGATCTTACTACTAATGTATATGGAAATCCTC ATAGTCAAAGCAGCGCTAGCTTGGCCTCCTCAGACATTGTAGAAGATGCTCGTCATCAG GTTCTCAAACTCTGCAATGCATCCCCAAAAGAGTACAAATGTATATTTACTGCTGGGGCAACAGCAGCTCTTAAACTTGTTGGCGAGGCTTTTCCATGGAGTAGTCAGAGCACTTTCATGTATACAATTGAGAATCACAACAGTGTTCTAGGAATCCGAGA atatgCTCTCAATAGAGGAGCCGTGGCTTTGGCAATAGATTTTGTGGATGCTGCAGAATCAGACACGTGTACAAGCAGTAGATCTTCCATCAAGGTCTTGCAGCATCCTCTTCAAAAGAGAAATGGTGCTAGGACATGGGACGAAGAGCCTAATG GCCAAGTATACAATTTATTTGCTTTCCCTTCTGAGTGTAATTTCTCAGGAGTGAAGTTTAACCTTGATTTGATAGACGTTATTAAAGAAGATTCAGAAAAAGTATTGGAAGGCTCTCAACATTGCAg GGGAAAATGGATGATTTTAATTGATGCTGCAAAAGGATGTTCCACCGACCCTCCAAATCTATCAAAGCATAGAGCAGACTTTGTTGCTATCTCTTTTTACAAG CTTTTTGGCTATCCAACTGGACTTGGAGCTTTGATCGTACGTAATG ATGCTGCAAAGTTATTAAGGAAGACCTACTTTAGTGGAG GCACAGTGGCTGCATCAATTGCTGACATTGATTTTGTGAAAAGAAGAGAGGGTATTGAGGAGTCTTTCGAAGACGGAACACTATCATTCTTGAATATAGCATCCATTCGGCATGGGTTAGATATTCTCAATACTCTGACCACATTTTCCATATCACG GCATACATCGTCACTGGCTAGATATACAAGAAATATGCTTTTGGCATTAAGGCATGCTGATGGGGAGGAGGTTTGCAAAATATATGGCATGGATTATTTGAAG GTGTCGTGTAGTGGACTTGGTCCTGTAGTTTCTTTCAACTTGAAAAGGCCTGATGGTTCCTGGGTTGGTCATCGTGAAGTGGAAAAGTTGGCTTCTTTGTCTGGAATTCAACTACGG ACAGGATGCTTCTGCAATCCTGGTGCATGTTCTAAGTATCTTGGTTTATCTCATCTGGATCTTCTATCCAACATTGAG GCTGGGCATGTTTGCTGGGATGACTATGATATATTACAAGGAAAACCCACTGGAGCTGTTAGGGTATCTTTTGGGTATATGTCAACATTCGAAGATGCATGG AAATTTGTGAACTTCATCGTAAGCTCCTTTCTATTGTTGCCCAACAATACTAGACATCTTTATCAACTCATATCCAACTCTATCCAGCCTGATGCAGAAG ATGCAGGTCATGGGAAGACAACAAAACATTATCTTGAGTCAATTGTTGTGTACCCAATAAAGTCATGTGCAGGATTCAGAGTAGACAGTTGGCCTTTAAGCAGCACTG GATTGTTATATGATCGAGAGTGGCTTCTCAAAAGCATGAATGGTGAAATTCTTACGCAAAAGAAG GTACCTGAGATGTATTTTATCGGTACAAAGATTGACCTCAAAACAGGAATACTTCATGTGGAGTCTCCTCGGTGCAAAGAGAAACTGCTTATAAAACTTAAGTCGAATTTAGCTGAAGTGGTAGAAGAAATCAGCGTACATGCTCAGAG ATATGAAGTTTTGGGCTATAATAACGAGATCGACACGTGGTTCAGCAATGCAATTGGCCGACCTTGTTATTTGCTGAGATCAAGTTCCAGAGGTTGTATCCGCTTGAACAGGAACAAAGTCACGGGCATATGCAGAGACGTAGATACCAGACTAAACTTCGTTAATGAAGCTCAACTTTTATTGGTATCCAAGGAAAGTGTATCTGACCTTAACCACAGATTGAGATCAA CAGTAACAGAGAGAGGATCTGCTGGATTACTGATAGAAGTCGATGCAATGAGATTCCGACCCAATCTTGTCATATCTGGTGGTGTGCCATATGCTGAAGACAGCTGGAGTGGTCTTAAGATTGGAGGCAATCACTTCATG TCATTGGGTGGTTGCAACCGATGCCAGATGATCAATTTGAATTATCAAGATGGTGAAGTACAGAAATCAAATGAACCTCTGGCTACTTTAGCGGCATACAGGAGAGCCAAG GGGAAGATACTCTTTGGAATTTTATTGAGATACGAGTTAGACAACGAGGCTAGGGAAGATATATCATCATGGATTCAAGTGGGACAAGAAGTATACCCTAAAGCAGAATGA
- the LOC122590888 gene encoding molybdenum cofactor sulfurase isoform X2, which yields METAKKEFLKEFGESYGYPNAPKNIDDIRATEFKRLDGNVYLDHAGATLYSEKQMEAVFKDLTTNVYGNPHSQSSASLASSDIVEDARHQVLKLCNASPKEYKCIFTAGATAALKLVGEAFPWSSQSTFMYTIENHNSVLGIREYALNRGAVALAIDFVDAAESDTCTSSRSSIKVLQHPLQKRNGARTWDEEPNGQVYNLFAFPSECNFSGVKFNLDLIDVIKEDSEKVLEGSQHCRGKWMILIDAAKGCSTDPPNLSKHRADFVAISFYKLFGYPTGLGALIVRNDAAKLLRKTYFSGGTVAASIADIDFVKRREGIEESFEDGTLSFLNIASIRHGLDILNTLTTFSISRHTSSLARYTRNMLLALRHADGEEVCKIYGMDYLKVSCSGLGPVVSFNLKRPDGSWVGHREVEKLASLSGIQLRTGCFCNPGACSKYLGLSHLDLLSNIEAGHVCWDDYDILQGKPTGAVRVSFGYMSTFEDAWKFVNFIVSSFLLLPNNTRHLYQLISNSIQPDAEDAGHGKTTKHYLESIVVYPIKSCAGFRVDSWPLSSTGLLYDREWLLKSMNGEILTQKKVPEMYFIGTKIDLKTGILHVESPRCKEKLLIKLKSNLAEVVEEISVHAQRYEVLGYNNEIDTWFSNAIGRPCYLLRSSSRGCIRLNRNKVTGICRDVDTRLNFVNEAQLLLVSKESVSDLNHRLRSITERGSAGLLIEVDAMRFRPNLVISGGVPYAEDSWSGLKIGGNHFMSLGGCNRCQMINLNYQDGEVQKSNEPLATLAAYRRAKGKILFGILLRYELDNEAREDISSWIQVGQEVYPKAE from the exons ATGGAAACTGCAAAAAAAGAATTCTTGAAAGAATTTGGTGAATCTTACGGCTATCCAAATGCCCCAAAGAATATTGATGATATCAGAGCTACTGAATTCAAAAGACTTGATg GGAATGTGTATTTGGATCATGCTGGTGCAACTTTGTATTCTGAAAAGCAAATGGAAGCAGTTTTTAAAGATCTTACTACTAATGTATATGGAAATCCTC ATAGTCAAAGCAGCGCTAGCTTGGCCTCCTCAGACATTGTAGAAGATGCTCGTCATCAG GTTCTCAAACTCTGCAATGCATCCCCAAAAGAGTACAAATGTATATTTACTGCTGGGGCAACAGCAGCTCTTAAACTTGTTGGCGAGGCTTTTCCATGGAGTAGTCAGAGCACTTTCATGTATACAATTGAGAATCACAACAGTGTTCTAGGAATCCGAGA atatgCTCTCAATAGAGGAGCCGTGGCTTTGGCAATAGATTTTGTGGATGCTGCAGAATCAGACACGTGTACAAGCAGTAGATCTTCCATCAAGGTCTTGCAGCATCCTCTTCAAAAGAGAAATGGTGCTAGGACATGGGACGAAGAGCCTAATG GCCAAGTATACAATTTATTTGCTTTCCCTTCTGAGTGTAATTTCTCAGGAGTGAAGTTTAACCTTGATTTGATAGACGTTATTAAAGAAGATTCAGAAAAAGTATTGGAAGGCTCTCAACATTGCAg GGGAAAATGGATGATTTTAATTGATGCTGCAAAAGGATGTTCCACCGACCCTCCAAATCTATCAAAGCATAGAGCAGACTTTGTTGCTATCTCTTTTTACAAG CTTTTTGGCTATCCAACTGGACTTGGAGCTTTGATCGTACGTAATG ATGCTGCAAAGTTATTAAGGAAGACCTACTTTAGTGGAG GCACAGTGGCTGCATCAATTGCTGACATTGATTTTGTGAAAAGAAGAGAGGGTATTGAGGAGTCTTTCGAAGACGGAACACTATCATTCTTGAATATAGCATCCATTCGGCATGGGTTAGATATTCTCAATACTCTGACCACATTTTCCATATCACG GCATACATCGTCACTGGCTAGATATACAAGAAATATGCTTTTGGCATTAAGGCATGCTGATGGGGAGGAGGTTTGCAAAATATATGGCATGGATTATTTGAAG GTGTCGTGTAGTGGACTTGGTCCTGTAGTTTCTTTCAACTTGAAAAGGCCTGATGGTTCCTGGGTTGGTCATCGTGAAGTGGAAAAGTTGGCTTCTTTGTCTGGAATTCAACTACGG ACAGGATGCTTCTGCAATCCTGGTGCATGTTCTAAGTATCTTGGTTTATCTCATCTGGATCTTCTATCCAACATTGAG GCTGGGCATGTTTGCTGGGATGACTATGATATATTACAAGGAAAACCCACTGGAGCTGTTAGGGTATCTTTTGGGTATATGTCAACATTCGAAGATGCATGG AAATTTGTGAACTTCATCGTAAGCTCCTTTCTATTGTTGCCCAACAATACTAGACATCTTTATCAACTCATATCCAACTCTATCCAGCCTGATGCAGAAG ATGCAGGTCATGGGAAGACAACAAAACATTATCTTGAGTCAATTGTTGTGTACCCAATAAAGTCATGTGCAGGATTCAGAGTAGACAGTTGGCCTTTAAGCAGCACTG GATTGTTATATGATCGAGAGTGGCTTCTCAAAAGCATGAATGGTGAAATTCTTACGCAAAAGAAG GTACCTGAGATGTATTTTATCGGTACAAAGATTGACCTCAAAACAGGAATACTTCATGTGGAGTCTCCTCGGTGCAAAGAGAAACTGCTTATAAAACTTAAGTCGAATTTAGCTGAAGTGGTAGAAGAAATCAGCGTACATGCTCAGAG ATATGAAGTTTTGGGCTATAATAACGAGATCGACACGTGGTTCAGCAATGCAATTGGCCGACCTTGTTATTTGCTGAGATCAAGTTCCAGAGGTTGTATCCGCTTGAACAGGAACAAAGTCACGGGCATATGCAGAGACGTAGATACCAGACTAAACTTCGTTAATGAAGCTCAACTTTTATTGGTATCCAAGGAAAGTGTATCTGACCTTAACCACAGATTGAGATCAA TAACAGAGAGAGGATCTGCTGGATTACTGATAGAAGTCGATGCAATGAGATTCCGACCCAATCTTGTCATATCTGGTGGTGTGCCATATGCTGAAGACAGCTGGAGTGGTCTTAAGATTGGAGGCAATCACTTCATG TCATTGGGTGGTTGCAACCGATGCCAGATGATCAATTTGAATTATCAAGATGGTGAAGTACAGAAATCAAATGAACCTCTGGCTACTTTAGCGGCATACAGGAGAGCCAAG GGGAAGATACTCTTTGGAATTTTATTGAGATACGAGTTAGACAACGAGGCTAGGGAAGATATATCATCATGGATTCAAGTGGGACAAGAAGTATACCCTAAAGCAGAATGA
- the LOC122594389 gene encoding zinc finger protein CONSTANS-LIKE 5, which yields MAFFSKVHDNFSGNFQTPATPLPMWCDDTTISPCFFDNYGITMPQDYEIPTPIISRSSSWKASIPERFGVSDQMVVPTSPTGFSKIPNGSDYQKVEHDEYFCNGGGGYDSNSWSSNYPTPTNNWESESPKTSKEVEEPTLKIGRYSMEERKDKIMRYLKKRNQRNFNKTIKYECRKTLADKRVRVRGRFAKNINDHLHQNEHQHEHHHHHDHHQPCEDQALPNISTTNYNPSEEEIQRQYPNNFLMKEDYDEEEEWLQEAMASLLYSPQII from the exons ATGGCCTTCTTCTCCAAGGTTCATGACAATTTCTCCGGCAACTTTCAAACTCCGGCGACACCGTTACCGATGTGGTGTGATGACACTACTATCTCACCTTGTTTCTTTGACAATTATGGGATCACAATGCCACAAGATTATGAAATCCCTACACCAATAATATCCCGATCGTCGTCTTGGAAGGCTTCAATTCCGGAGCGATTTGGAGTTTCTGATCAAATGGTGGTTCCAACTTCACCCACCGGATTTAGTAAGATTCCTAATGGAAGTGATTATCAAAAGGTTGAACATGATGAGTATTTTTGTAACGGCGGTGGCGGCTATGACTCCAACTCTTGGTCATCTAACTATCCCACTCCAACTAATAATTGG GAATCTGAAAGCCCAAAAACGAGCAAGGAAGTCGAAGAACCGACTCTAAAAATTGGGAGGTACTCCATGGAGGAAAGGAAAGACAAGATCATGAGGTATCTCAAGAAGAGAAACCAAAGGAACTTCAACAAGACCATTAAG TATGAATGCCGAAAGACATTAGCTGACAAGAGAGTACGAGTTCGAGGGAGGTTTGCAAAGAACATCAATGATCATCTTCATCAAAACGAGCATCAACAcgagcatcatcatcatcatgatcatcatcaacCGTGTGAAGATCAAGCGCTTCCCAATATATCTACTACCAATTATAATCCTTCTGAGGAAGAGATTCAACGCCAATACCCTAACAATTTTCtg ATGAAGGAGGATtatgatgaagaggaagaatGGCTGCAAGAAGCAATGGCTAGTTTGTTGTATTCACCACAGATTATTTAG